Proteins encoded together in one Kitasatospora albolonga window:
- a CDS encoding hydrolase translates to MSTQTKTGLDALLTPEESVLVLIDHQPFQFANLNSHEPTMVVNNVVGLAKAAKAFGVPTVLTTVLEERGGFLIQGLQDVFPEQKPIDRTFINTWQDRRVVDAVKATGRKKLILAGLWTEICLAMPAIQAAGEGFEVYAVTDASGGVSAEAHDMAVRRMVQAGVVPITWMAVLGEWQRDWAREETVPAAAEIQAQHGGASGVAFAWEMQLLAGRAGSGG, encoded by the coding sequence ATGAGCACCCAGACCAAGACCGGACTCGACGCGCTGCTGACGCCCGAGGAGAGCGTCCTGGTGCTGATCGACCACCAGCCGTTCCAGTTCGCCAACCTGAACAGCCATGAGCCGACGATGGTCGTGAACAACGTCGTCGGGCTCGCCAAGGCGGCCAAGGCGTTCGGTGTGCCGACCGTCCTGACGACCGTTCTGGAGGAGCGCGGCGGGTTCCTCATCCAGGGGCTCCAGGACGTGTTCCCGGAGCAGAAGCCGATCGACAGGACCTTCATCAACACCTGGCAGGACCGGCGCGTCGTCGACGCCGTCAAGGCGACCGGACGCAAGAAGCTGATACTCGCCGGTCTCTGGACGGAGATCTGCCTGGCGATGCCCGCCATCCAGGCGGCCGGTGAGGGTTTCGAGGTCTACGCCGTCACCGATGCGTCGGGCGGTGTGTCGGCGGAGGCCCACGACATGGCGGTGCGCCGCATGGTCCAGGCGGGCGTCGTCCCGATCACCTGGATGGCCGTACTGGGCGAGTGGCAGCGCGACTGGGCCCGCGAGGAGACCGTGCCGGCCGCCGCCGAGATCCAGGCCCAGCACGGCGGCGCCTCGGGCGTGGCCTTCGCCTGGGAGATGCAGCTCCTCGCCGGGCGCGCCGGCAGCGGCGGCTGA
- a CDS encoding ATP-binding protein: MDSATSDRATLSDTADNGLKIVVVGGFGVGKTTMVRSVSEIRPLNTEETMTRAGEAVDHLDGVQAKTSTTVAFDFGRITLDARSVLYLFGAPGQERFWFLWDRLFSGTLGAVVLVDTRRLADSWYAIDRLEHHGTPFIVACNDFGGPLHSEQQIREALDLSDDVPLVECDARDRSSSKYVLITLVEHLAALSAARLHAPEAALAAAGPTPEPAP; encoded by the coding sequence TTGGACTCCGCAACCTCTGACCGCGCCACCCTGAGCGACACCGCCGACAACGGACTCAAGATCGTTGTCGTCGGGGGCTTCGGCGTCGGCAAGACCACCATGGTCCGATCCGTGAGCGAGATCCGTCCGCTCAACACGGAGGAGACGATGACCCGCGCGGGCGAGGCCGTCGACCACCTCGACGGCGTACAGGCCAAGACGTCCACCACCGTGGCGTTCGACTTCGGCCGCATCACGCTCGACGCACGCTCGGTGCTGTACCTCTTCGGCGCGCCCGGACAGGAGCGGTTCTGGTTCCTGTGGGACCGGCTGTTCTCCGGCACGCTCGGCGCGGTCGTCCTGGTGGACACCCGCCGGCTCGCCGACTCCTGGTACGCCATCGACCGCCTGGAGCACCACGGCACGCCGTTCATCGTGGCGTGCAACGACTTCGGCGGCCCGCTCCACAGCGAGCAGCAGATCCGTGAGGCGCTGGACCTCTCGGACGACGTACCGCTGGTGGAGTGCGACGCGCGCGACCGGTCCTCCAGCAAGTACGTGCTCATCACGCTCGTCGAGCACCTCGCCGCGCTCTCCGCCGCCCGTCTGCACGCCCCCGAGGCGGCACTGGCGGCGGCCGGCCCGACCCCGGAGCCCGCCCCGTGA
- a CDS encoding phosphoserine aminotransferase codes for MADIQIPADIKPADGRFGAGPSKVRTEALDALAATGTSLLGTSHRQAPVKNLVGEVRDGVRALFSLPEGYEVILGNGGSTAFWDIATHGLIETKSQHLNFGEFSSKFAKAAKLAPWLSDPTVIASDPGTHPDPRAEAGVDVYAFTHNETSTGVAAPVKRVAGADEGALVLVDATSGAGGLPVDITESDVYYFAPQKSFASDGGLWIGVFSPAALERAARVHASGRHIPEFFSLPTAIDNSLKNQTYNTPALSTLFLLNEQLKWMNSQGGLDFTTGRTAASSGHLYAWADESKYATPFVTDPAKRSQVIGTIDFADEIDAAAVAKVLRANGIVDTEPYRKLGRNQLRVAMFPAIDPADVQALTACIDYVIEKL; via the coding sequence GTGGCCGACATCCAGATTCCCGCTGACATCAAGCCCGCAGACGGACGCTTCGGCGCCGGTCCCTCCAAGGTGCGGACGGAGGCGCTCGACGCGCTGGCCGCCACCGGCACCTCTCTCCTCGGTACGTCCCACCGCCAGGCCCCGGTCAAGAACCTGGTCGGCGAGGTACGGGACGGCGTGCGCGCCCTCTTCTCCCTCCCCGAGGGGTACGAGGTCATCCTCGGCAACGGCGGCTCCACCGCCTTCTGGGACATCGCGACGCACGGTCTGATCGAGACGAAGTCCCAGCACCTGAACTTCGGTGAGTTCTCCTCCAAGTTCGCCAAGGCCGCCAAGCTCGCACCCTGGCTCTCCGACCCCACCGTCATCGCCTCCGACCCGGGCACCCACCCGGACCCGCGGGCCGAGGCGGGCGTGGACGTCTACGCCTTCACCCACAACGAGACCTCCACGGGCGTCGCGGCCCCGGTCAAGCGCGTCGCGGGCGCCGACGAGGGCGCGCTCGTCCTGGTGGACGCCACCTCCGGCGCGGGCGGCCTCCCGGTCGACATCACCGAGTCCGACGTCTACTACTTCGCCCCGCAGAAGTCCTTCGCCTCCGACGGCGGCCTGTGGATCGGCGTGTTCTCCCCGGCCGCCCTGGAGCGCGCCGCCCGCGTCCACGCCTCGGGCCGGCACATCCCGGAGTTCTTCTCGCTGCCGACGGCGATCGACAACTCGCTGAAGAACCAGACGTACAACACCCCGGCGCTGTCCACCCTCTTCCTGCTGAACGAGCAGCTGAAGTGGATGAACTCCCAGGGCGGCCTGGACTTCACGACGGGCCGCACGGCCGCGTCCTCGGGCCACCTCTACGCCTGGGCCGACGAGTCCAAGTACGCCACCCCGTTCGTCACGGACCCGGCGAAGCGCTCGCAGGTCATCGGCACGATCGACTTCGCGGACGAGATCGACGCGGCGGCCGTCGCCAAGGTGCTGCGCGCCAACGGCATCGTGGACACCGAGCCGTACCGCAAGCTGGGCCGCAACCAGCTGCGCGTGGCGATGTTCCCGGCGATCGACCCGGCGGACGTGCAGGCGCTGACGGCGTGCATCGACTACGTGATCGAGAAGCTGTAG
- a CDS encoding GNAT family N-acetyltransferase: MTVQVQDVPEAKRYEARIEGEPGVAGFADYLRTEELIAFLHTEVSPDHEGSGVGSALARTALDEARSAKLRVLPTCPFFAGWIARHPEYQDLLYQSRSRVSD, from the coding sequence ATGACAGTTCAGGTGCAGGACGTTCCCGAGGCCAAGCGGTACGAGGCGCGGATCGAGGGGGAGCCCGGGGTCGCGGGTTTCGCGGACTATCTCCGTACGGAGGAACTCATCGCGTTCCTCCACACCGAGGTATCGCCGGACCACGAGGGCAGCGGGGTCGGTTCGGCCCTGGCCCGTACCGCCCTCGACGAGGCGCGCTCCGCGAAGCTGCGGGTGTTGCCCACCTGCCCGTTCTTCGCGGGCTGGATCGCGCGGCACCCCGAGTACCAGGACCTGCTGTACCAGTCCCGCAGCAGGGTCAGCGACTGA
- a CDS encoding NADPH:quinone reductase, with the protein MSLAVQFSDYGTTDVLRVVDVPPPDPGPGEVRLAVRAAGVNPVDWKILSGSMRQVMPLRFPAGLGSDVAGVVDRVGEGVTAFGVGDEVLGASVTPSYAQSALATPSALVARPASVPWEVAGTLAGPGITAWETLNKLEVARGETLLVHAAAGGVGTFAVQIAVARGARVIGTASEANHARLRSFGVEPVTYGPGLVERVRALSPTGVDAVLDASGRGEIPDSIELAGGPERVLSLVAFDAADTGIQIHMTEPGAGGADALGHILALIDEGRLSVPIHRAYPLDEAATALEVSRSGHLGGKLVLLPA; encoded by the coding sequence ATGTCCCTCGCAGTGCAGTTCTCCGACTACGGCACCACGGACGTGCTGCGTGTCGTCGATGTGCCACCGCCCGACCCGGGCCCCGGGGAGGTACGGCTCGCGGTGCGGGCCGCGGGCGTCAACCCGGTCGACTGGAAGATCCTCAGCGGCTCCATGCGCCAGGTCATGCCGCTCCGGTTCCCGGCCGGGCTCGGGTCCGACGTGGCGGGAGTGGTGGACCGGGTGGGGGAAGGCGTCACCGCCTTCGGGGTGGGGGACGAGGTGCTGGGAGCGTCCGTCACCCCCTCCTACGCCCAGTCCGCGCTCGCCACCCCCTCCGCGCTGGTCGCCCGGCCCGCCTCGGTTCCGTGGGAGGTGGCCGGCACCCTGGCCGGTCCGGGCATCACGGCCTGGGAGACGCTGAACAAGCTGGAGGTCGCCCGGGGCGAGACGCTCCTGGTCCATGCCGCCGCCGGAGGTGTCGGCACCTTCGCCGTGCAGATCGCCGTCGCCCGGGGCGCACGGGTCATCGGTACCGCGAGCGAGGCCAACCACGCCCGGCTCCGCTCCTTCGGTGTGGAGCCGGTCACCTACGGCCCCGGACTGGTCGAGCGCGTGCGGGCCCTCTCGCCGACGGGGGTCGACGCGGTCCTGGACGCCTCCGGGCGCGGGGAGATCCCGGACTCCATCGAGCTCGCCGGTGGTCCGGAGCGGGTCCTCTCCCTCGTGGCCTTCGATGCGGCCGACACCGGCATCCAGATCCATATGACCGAGCCCGGTGCGGGCGGGGCCGACGCGCTCGGGCACATTCTCGCCCTCATCGACGAGGGGCGGCTGAGCGTGCCGATCCACCGGGCCTACCCCCTCGACGAGGCGGCGACGGCGCTGGAGGTCAGCAGGTCGGGGCACCTGGGCGGCAAGCTCGTGCTGCTCCCCGCGTAG
- a CDS encoding SAM-dependent methyltransferase — protein MTASEPPSPPDFLRATRRSYDAIAGEYARWTRDELAAKPLERGLLAVFAERAAADGGGLPVADVGCGTGRVTAHLHGLGLGLDVFGIDLAPQMLAEARKEHPGLRFEEGSMLGLGLPDASLGGLLAWYSTIHVPDEELPRVFAEFHRVLAPGAPVQLGFQIGDEPLRMTEALGRDVSLVFHRRQPERVAELLRDAGLEVRSRVWRERETDGPFPERTPQGFVLARRPVVSGGCEDGDIGTAGV, from the coding sequence ATGACCGCATCCGAACCCCCGTCGCCGCCGGACTTCCTGCGCGCCACCCGCCGCTCGTACGACGCCATCGCCGGTGAGTACGCGCGGTGGACCCGCGACGAACTCGCCGCCAAGCCCCTGGAGCGCGGGCTGCTGGCAGTCTTCGCCGAACGCGCGGCGGCGGACGGCGGCGGGCTTCCGGTGGCCGACGTCGGCTGCGGAACGGGCCGGGTCACCGCCCATCTGCACGGACTCGGCCTCGGTCTCGACGTGTTCGGGATCGACCTCGCCCCGCAGATGCTGGCCGAGGCGCGGAAGGAGCACCCGGGGCTGCGCTTCGAGGAGGGCTCCATGCTCGGCCTCGGCCTGCCGGACGCGTCGCTGGGCGGGCTGCTCGCCTGGTACTCGACCATCCACGTACCGGACGAGGAACTGCCGCGCGTCTTCGCGGAGTTCCACCGTGTGCTGGCCCCGGGAGCCCCCGTACAGCTCGGCTTCCAGATCGGCGACGAGCCGTTGCGTATGACGGAGGCGCTGGGCCGGGACGTCTCGCTCGTCTTCCACCGGCGGCAGCCGGAGCGCGTGGCCGAACTGCTGCGGGACGCGGGCCTGGAGGTCCGGTCCCGGGTGTGGCGGGAGCGGGAGACGGACGGGCCGTTCCCGGAGCGGACGCCGCAGGGGTTCGTCCTGGCGCGGAGGCCGGTTGTCAGTGGTGGCTGTGAGGATGGGGACATCGGCACAGCGGGTGTGTGA
- a CDS encoding ATP-binding protein yields the protein MRPSHRPTALALLISAAVTGTLTLWAVASAPDSVRTPLAWGAGAAAVLLSVCVAVTVHTLGTVRTLRALRAADTQRFTSETSRLVSASAAEAQRFTAETARIKAAASAETARIAAEARAENERIAAEAADQRSRLAISVERLTARATRAETERSAAVAACANAAGRMQALATSMLADLREMEHRHTDESVLGDLLHLDHRTAQAGRLADSIAVLTGARSGRRWAKPIVMESILRGAMGRIGSYQRVRLHSTSDVAIAGHAAEGVMHALAELLDNAANFSPPTAEVHVYVEEVPAGIVITVEDSGLVMSEVQLRRAERAVSADHQDLTNLSGTRLGLAVVGRLARKHGLTVSFRPSARGGTGALMMLPQDLISRTTAPAPGPAAALSTAAAPTDSATAPDTTAAPASAAEPEPSHASAEGADTDVHTVPAARSTTENGTSGGAPAPAAESASETTGNVPAFGESGLPKRRRGRTLAAAEARTGHATPGGADTPQARTTDPKVQAARFSTFSRAVRANSPHPEGNTR from the coding sequence TTGCGCCCCTCACACCGGCCCACCGCACTCGCCCTGCTGATCTCGGCAGCCGTCACCGGCACGCTGACTCTGTGGGCCGTGGCCTCGGCCCCCGATTCGGTACGGACCCCGCTGGCCTGGGGCGCGGGAGCGGCCGCCGTGCTGCTGAGCGTCTGCGTGGCCGTCACCGTCCACACCCTGGGGACCGTGCGCACCCTGCGCGCCCTGCGGGCCGCCGACACCCAGCGGTTCACCTCCGAGACCTCGCGCCTGGTCTCCGCCTCCGCCGCCGAGGCCCAGCGCTTCACCGCGGAGACGGCCAGGATCAAGGCCGCCGCCTCCGCCGAGACCGCCCGCATCGCCGCCGAGGCCCGCGCCGAGAACGAGCGGATCGCGGCGGAGGCCGCCGACCAGCGCTCCCGCCTCGCCATCTCCGTCGAGCGGCTCACCGCCCGCGCCACCCGCGCCGAGACCGAGCGCTCCGCCGCCGTCGCGGCCTGCGCCAACGCGGCCGGGCGGATGCAGGCCCTGGCCACCAGCATGCTGGCCGACCTGCGGGAGATGGAGCACCGGCACACCGACGAGTCCGTGCTCGGGGACCTGCTCCACCTGGACCACCGCACCGCCCAGGCGGGGCGGCTCGCGGACTCCATCGCCGTACTGACCGGGGCGCGTTCCGGGCGGCGGTGGGCCAAGCCGATCGTCATGGAGTCGATCCTGCGCGGCGCGATGGGCCGCATCGGCAGCTACCAGCGTGTCCGCCTCCACTCCACCAGCGATGTGGCCATCGCCGGGCACGCGGCCGAGGGCGTCATGCACGCGCTCGCCGAGCTCCTGGACAACGCGGCCAACTTCTCGCCGCCCACCGCCGAGGTCCATGTCTATGTGGAGGAGGTCCCGGCGGGCATCGTCATCACCGTCGAGGACAGCGGCCTGGTCATGAGCGAGGTGCAGCTGCGCCGCGCCGAGCGGGCCGTCTCCGCCGACCACCAGGACCTGACCAACCTCTCCGGTACCCGGCTCGGTCTTGCCGTCGTCGGCCGGCTGGCCCGTAAACACGGCCTGACCGTCTCCTTCCGGCCCTCCGCGCGCGGCGGTACCGGCGCGCTGATGATGCTCCCGCAGGACCTCATCTCGCGCACGACCGCCCCGGCCCCGGGCCCGGCCGCCGCCCTGTCGACCGCCGCCGCGCCGACGGACAGCGCCACGGCCCCGGACACCACCGCCGCCCCGGCCTCCGCCGCCGAGCCGGAGCCCTCCCACGCCTCCGCCGAAGGCGCCGACACGGACGTCCACACCGTCCCCGCGGCCCGGTCCACCACCGAGAACGGGACCTCCGGCGGCGCCCCGGCCCCGGCGGCGGAGTCGGCCTCCGAAACCACCGGCAACGTCCCCGCGTTCGGCGAGAGCGGCCTGCCCAAGCGCCGCCGCGGCCGCACCCTGGCCGCCGCCGAAGCCCGTACCGGCCACGCCACCCCCGGCGGAGCCGACACCCCCCAGGCCCGTACCACCGACCCGAAGGTCCAGGCTGCGCGCTTCAGCACCTTCAGCCGGGCGGTACGTGCCAACTCCCCGCACCCGGAAGGCAACACCCGATGA
- a CDS encoding dynein regulation protein LC7, with the protein MTATTDEKLNWLLEGLLDRTPGTRHALVLSRDGLKLCRTPELSVDQADQLAAISAGIQSLSHGASIEFGDGTGGVRSAMAEFYGGVLFIVEAGAGAHLAVVADEESDVGLVGHNMSELVEQLGEHLVAPPRSPAAESAAV; encoded by the coding sequence ATGACCGCGACCACCGACGAGAAGCTCAACTGGCTGCTGGAGGGGCTGCTCGACCGCACCCCCGGCACCCGCCACGCCCTCGTCCTGTCCCGCGACGGCCTCAAGCTGTGCCGCACCCCCGAGCTCTCGGTCGACCAGGCCGACCAGCTGGCCGCGATCTCCGCCGGAATCCAGAGCCTCTCGCACGGCGCGTCCATCGAGTTCGGTGACGGCACCGGCGGCGTACGGTCCGCGATGGCCGAGTTCTACGGCGGCGTGCTGTTCATCGTCGAGGCGGGCGCCGGTGCCCATCTGGCCGTCGTCGCCGACGAGGAGTCCGACGTGGGCCTGGTGGGCCACAACATGAGCGAGCTCGTCGAGCAGCTCGGCGAACACCTGGTCGCCCCGCCGCGCTCGCCCGCGGCCGAGAGCGCGGCCGTATGA
- a CDS encoding cytochrome — MASGCPVTHGSVPLSGPRFQSDPVQLYRDMRRDHGAVAPVVLDGDVPAWLVLGYRELHQVTGDPVLFSRDSELWNQWDRIPDDWPLLPMIGRRQPSILYTVGERHGVRAMMISNALEGVDPFSLKRYAEEFADELIDRFCTKGSVDIIAEYAKLLPALVLARIYGFSDEEAYPLVGAINDMIDGRERALAGQQHLATSMFRLLADKHAEPGDDVASRMIADTGGFTDEEVAQDLMVMMAAGHQPTADWMGNSLRLMLTDDRFAASLSGGRHSVAEAMNEVLWEDTPTQNVAGRWASRDTHLGGRHIRAGDLLLLGLAAANGDPQVRTDGSALTGGNNAFLSFGHGEHRCPFPAQETAEVIARTGIEVLLDRLPDVDLAVPAEQLTRRPSPWLRGLTDLPVLFTPTPALGRPGSFGGSA, encoded by the coding sequence ATCGCCTCCGGCTGCCCCGTCACCCACGGGTCCGTCCCGCTCTCCGGCCCCCGCTTCCAGAGCGACCCCGTCCAGCTCTACCGGGACATGCGGCGCGACCACGGCGCCGTCGCCCCGGTCGTCCTGGACGGGGACGTGCCCGCCTGGCTCGTCCTCGGCTACCGCGAGCTGCACCAGGTCACCGGCGACCCGGTCCTCTTCAGCCGCGACTCCGAGCTGTGGAACCAGTGGGACCGCATCCCCGACGACTGGCCGCTGCTGCCGATGATCGGGCGCAGGCAGCCCTCGATCCTCTACACGGTCGGCGAGCGCCACGGCGTCCGCGCGATGATGATCAGCAACGCGCTGGAGGGCGTCGACCCGTTCTCCCTGAAGCGGTACGCGGAGGAGTTCGCGGACGAGCTGATCGACCGGTTCTGCACCAAGGGCTCGGTCGACATCATCGCGGAGTACGCCAAACTGCTCCCCGCCCTGGTCCTGGCCAGGATCTACGGCTTCTCCGACGAGGAGGCGTACCCCCTGGTCGGCGCGATCAACGACATGATCGACGGCCGGGAGCGGGCGCTCGCCGGACAGCAGCACCTGGCCACCTCGATGTTCCGGCTGCTGGCCGACAAGCACGCCGAGCCCGGTGACGACGTGGCCAGCCGGATGATCGCGGACACGGGCGGCTTCACCGACGAGGAGGTCGCCCAGGACCTCATGGTGATGATGGCGGCCGGGCACCAGCCCACCGCCGACTGGATGGGCAACTCCCTGCGCCTGATGCTCACCGACGACCGGTTCGCCGCCTCGCTCTCGGGCGGCCGGCACAGCGTCGCGGAGGCCATGAACGAGGTCCTCTGGGAGGACACCCCGACGCAGAACGTGGCGGGCCGCTGGGCCTCCCGCGACACCCACCTCGGCGGCAGGCACATCCGCGCCGGCGATCTGCTGCTCCTCGGTCTGGCCGCCGCCAACGGCGACCCGCAGGTGCGGACCGACGGCTCGGCGCTGACCGGCGGCAACAACGCCTTCCTCTCCTTCGGCCACGGCGAGCACCGCTGCCCGTTCCCGGCCCAGGAGACCGCCGAGGTCATCGCCCGTACCGGTATCGAGGTCCTGCTCGACCGGCTGCCGGACGTGGACCTCGCCGTCCCCGCCGAGCAGCTCACCCGCCGCCCCTCGCCCTGGCTGCGCGGCCTGACCGACCTGCCGGTGCTCTTCACGCCCACGCCCGCCCTCGGCAGACCCGGAAGCTTCGGAGGCTCCGCATGA
- a CDS encoding cytochrome, with the protein MTRIALDPFVTDLDAESAALRAAGPLAEVELPGGVHVYAVTRHAEARALLTDSRVVKDINVWGAWQRGEIPMDWPLIGLANPGRSMLTVDGADHRRLRTLVAQALTVRRVERLRAGIEALTDASLEKLAALPAGEPVDLKAEFAYPLPMNVISELMGVNAADHPRLKELFEKFFSTQTPPEEVPQMMADLGALFTKIVDDKRTNPGDDLTSALIAASENGDHLTDEEIVNTLQLIIAAGHETTISLIVNVVEALQTHPEQRKKVLNGEIAWDGVIEETLRWNTPTSHVLIRFATEDIEVGDKILPKGEGLIISFGALGRDEEQYGPTAGEFDATRTPNRHIAFGHGPHVCPGAALSRLEAGIALPALYEKFPELELAVPASELRNKPIVTQNDLYELPVKLGCPFGHEE; encoded by the coding sequence ATGACCCGCATCGCGCTCGACCCCTTCGTCACCGACCTCGACGCCGAGAGCGCCGCGCTGCGGGCCGCCGGTCCGCTGGCGGAGGTGGAGCTGCCGGGCGGTGTACACGTGTACGCGGTCACCCGGCACGCGGAGGCCCGCGCGCTGCTCACCGACAGCCGGGTGGTCAAGGACATCAACGTGTGGGGCGCCTGGCAGCGCGGCGAGATACCGATGGACTGGCCGCTGATCGGCCTGGCCAACCCGGGCCGCTCGATGCTGACGGTCGACGGGGCCGACCACCGCCGTCTCCGTACGCTGGTGGCGCAGGCGCTCACGGTGCGCCGGGTGGAGCGGCTGCGGGCGGGCATCGAGGCGCTGACGGACGCGAGCCTGGAGAAGCTGGCCGCGCTGCCCGCCGGGGAGCCGGTCGACCTGAAGGCCGAGTTCGCCTACCCCCTCCCGATGAACGTGATCAGCGAGCTGATGGGCGTGAACGCGGCGGACCACCCGCGGCTGAAGGAGCTGTTCGAGAAGTTCTTCTCGACGCAGACCCCGCCGGAGGAGGTCCCGCAGATGATGGCGGACCTGGGCGCGCTCTTCACGAAGATCGTCGACGACAAGCGGACGAACCCCGGCGACGACCTCACCAGCGCGCTGATCGCGGCCTCGGAGAACGGCGACCACCTCACCGACGAGGAGATCGTCAACACGCTGCAACTCATCATCGCCGCCGGACATGAGACCACCATCAGCCTGATCGTGAACGTGGTCGAGGCGCTCCAGACCCACCCGGAGCAGCGCAAGAAGGTCCTCAACGGCGAGATCGCCTGGGACGGCGTGATCGAGGAGACGCTCCGCTGGAACACCCCCACCTCGCACGTCCTGATCCGGTTCGCCACGGAGGACATCGAGGTCGGCGACAAGATCCTCCCGAAGGGCGAGGGCCTGATCATCTCGTTCGGCGCGCTGGGCCGGGACGAGGAGCAGTACGGCCCGACGGCGGGCGAGTTCGACGCCACCCGCACCCCCAACCGCCACATCGCCTTCGGCCACGGCCCGCACGTCTGCCCGGGTGCGGCCCTGTCCCGCCTGGAGGCGGGCATAGCGCTCCCGGCGCTCTACGAGAAGTTCCCCGAACTGGAGCTGGCGGTCCCGGCGTCCGAGCTGCGCAACAAGCCGATCGTGACGCAGAACGACCTGTACGAGCTGCCGGTGAAGCTGGGCTGCCCGTTCGGCCACGAGGAGTAG